ACGTGCCCTTCCGCCTCCTGGAGCCGGTGCCGGAACTGTCCTGCGGCGACAGCGCCAGTGGCAACCTGATCGTGCAGGGCGACAACCTGCATGCGCTCAAGGCCCTGCTGCCGCGCTATGCCGGGCAGGTCAAATGCATCTACATTGACCCG
The nucleotide sequence above comes from Rhodanobacteraceae bacterium. Encoded proteins:
- a CDS encoding site-specific DNA-methyltransferase, translated to MPTLNWIGKEAVVKHHKDVPFRLLEPVPELSCGDSASGNLIVQGDNLHALKALLPRYAGQVKCIYIDP